A window from Salinigranum halophilum encodes these proteins:
- a CDS encoding DUF1641 domain-containing protein: MSTAEADGEVPSEVVDAIEQNPEAVAELLERSGQLGTLLDALALATDALDDRMVESLTADATTLGLAATALADDGTVELGGAVGANGAELAAAAERVAALERTGTLDRLFEVADALALVTDAADDEMVESVVSRGTALGEMATRAADDDVRRGLERLLDGVGDAAQGEPEPLGPLGLARALRDPEVQAGMGFLVAAARGVGSRTEGVNR, translated from the coding sequence ATGAGCACCGCCGAAGCGGACGGGGAGGTCCCGTCCGAAGTGGTCGACGCCATCGAGCAGAACCCCGAGGCGGTGGCCGAACTACTCGAGCGGTCGGGCCAACTCGGGACGCTCCTCGACGCACTCGCGCTCGCGACCGACGCCTTGGACGACCGGATGGTCGAGAGTCTGACGGCGGACGCGACGACGCTCGGACTGGCGGCGACGGCGCTCGCCGACGACGGGACCGTCGAACTGGGCGGTGCGGTCGGGGCGAACGGGGCCGAACTCGCGGCCGCCGCCGAGCGGGTCGCGGCGCTGGAGCGGACGGGGACGCTCGACCGCCTGTTCGAGGTCGCCGACGCGCTCGCGCTCGTCACCGACGCGGCCGACGACGAGATGGTCGAGTCGGTCGTCTCGCGCGGCACCGCGCTGGGCGAGATGGCGACCCGAGCGGCCGACGACGACGTGCGCCGGGGACTCGAACGGCTCCTCGACGGCGTCGGCGACGCCGCGCAGGGCGAGCCCGAGCCGCTCGGCCCACTCGGCCTCGCCCGGGCGCTGCGCGACCCGGAGGTCCAGGCCGGGATGGGATTCCTCGTCGCCGCCGCGCGCGGAGTCGGAAGCCGGACGGAGGGGGTGAACCGATGA
- a CDS encoding NAD(P)/FAD-dependent oxidoreductase: protein MTERIVIVGAGTAGIVLANNLADELADEIDAGDVAVELVNDTEEHVYKPTWLYVPFGEKTPADATRPLAPLVDDRVTLVIDRVDDVDTESKAVSLVSRAETRPYDHLVLAMGAQVTPEETPGLAEGGHHFYGPAGATALREELSDFTEGHLVVSVVGVPHMCPVAPLEFALIADAWFRDHGLRDDVELTYTYPIGRAHGIEAVAEWAGPLMDERDITVETFFNAERVDPDDEVIHTVEGRDLDYDLLVAIPPHDGSDLVRDAGLGDDGWVDVDPNTLEARGADDVYALGDVADLPTSKAGSAAHYAAGALADRLASVARGERPTAEYDGKTVCFIESGTDEATYIAFDYDESPVPKEPSKLIHWSKLGYNQSYWLTARGVL from the coding sequence ATGACCGAACGTATCGTCATCGTCGGAGCGGGGACCGCAGGCATCGTCCTCGCGAACAACCTGGCCGACGAACTCGCCGACGAGATCGACGCCGGCGACGTGGCGGTCGAACTCGTCAACGACACCGAGGAACACGTCTACAAGCCGACGTGGCTGTACGTCCCGTTCGGAGAGAAGACGCCCGCGGACGCGACCCGGCCGCTCGCGCCGCTCGTCGACGACCGGGTCACGCTGGTCATCGACCGGGTCGACGACGTCGACACCGAGTCGAAGGCCGTCTCGCTCGTCTCGCGCGCGGAGACGCGCCCGTACGACCACCTCGTGCTCGCGATGGGCGCACAGGTGACCCCCGAGGAGACGCCCGGGCTGGCCGAGGGCGGCCACCACTTCTACGGCCCCGCGGGGGCGACGGCGCTGCGCGAGGAGCTCTCCGACTTCACCGAGGGGCACCTCGTCGTCTCCGTCGTCGGCGTTCCACACATGTGTCCGGTCGCGCCGCTGGAGTTCGCGCTCATCGCCGACGCGTGGTTCCGCGACCACGGCCTCCGCGACGACGTTGAACTCACCTACACCTACCCCATCGGTCGCGCACACGGCATCGAGGCCGTCGCGGAGTGGGCGGGGCCGCTCATGGACGAGCGCGACATCACCGTCGAGACGTTCTTCAACGCCGAGCGGGTCGACCCCGACGACGAGGTCATCCACACGGTCGAGGGGCGAGACCTCGACTACGACCTCCTCGTCGCCATCCCGCCGCACGACGGGAGCGACCTCGTCCGCGACGCGGGGCTCGGCGACGACGGCTGGGTCGACGTCGACCCGAACACGCTCGAAGCGCGAGGTGCCGACGACGTGTACGCGCTGGGCGACGTCGCCGACCTCCCGACGAGCAAGGCGGGCAGCGCCGCCCACTACGCGGCCGGCGCGCTCGCGGACCGACTCGCGAGCGTCGCTCGGGGCGAGCGTCCGACCGCCGAGTACGACGGGAAGACGGTCTGTTTCATCGAGAGCGGGACCGACGAGGCGACCTACATCGCCTTCGACTACGACGAGTCACCGGTCCCGAAGGAGCCCTCGAAGCTCATCCACTGGTCGAAACTCGGCTACAACCAGTCGTACTGGCTCACCGCGCGCGGGGTGTTGTGA
- a CDS encoding sulfurtransferase TusA family protein: MSETDVRADVTVDAVGSSCPGPLMDLIGKMKSVDSGTVVELLSSNEGTEDDLVEWTEQSGYEYLGAVDRDDHQAFYVRKS, translated from the coding sequence ATGTCCGAGACAGACGTGCGTGCGGACGTCACGGTGGACGCAGTGGGATCGTCGTGTCCGGGGCCGCTGATGGACCTGATCGGCAAGATGAAATCGGTCGACTCCGGGACCGTCGTGGAGCTGTTGAGTTCCAACGAGGGGACCGAGGACGACCTGGTCGAGTGGACAGAGCAGTCGGGGTACGAGTACCTCGGGGCCGTCGACCGCGACGACCACCAGGCGTTCTACGTCCGAAAGTCATGA
- a CDS encoding DUF7512 family protein: protein MFGIETLSGNALAAALVGLVLVEAAILYVGYGALEQLVGKYVVRMLRGE from the coding sequence ATGTTCGGTATCGAGACGCTCTCGGGAAACGCGCTGGCGGCCGCGCTCGTCGGCCTCGTCCTCGTAGAGGCAGCTATCCTCTACGTCGGTTACGGCGCGCTCGAACAGCTCGTCGGAAAGTACGTCGTCCGCATGCTACGGGGTGAGTGA
- a CDS encoding sulfite exporter TauE/SafE family protein: MELMGVSVALLAMFAGFGLLIGILFGFFGMGGSFLVTPALLVLGYEPNVAVGSGLAFVFGTSVIATLKHRDLGQVDYKLGVSMIIGTTLGIEVGRLGLEYLLHIGLADSIVSVAYVALLGGIGAFVTREALRGGGGGISHDVDENDDDDHDIPDIAKKIQSYHIPPMISLRGGITVSLWMVLIVAFFTGLLSGFLGVGGGFIRMPALFYAIGVPVPVAVGTDLFEIVFSGGIGSFLYAQSGAVDLSIVAPLLAGSALGARLGAAATSLVDEEGIKVYFGVMLLLGAFAVAIRQVGNFLGIDVLNTVSLVVIVGAALLVAGAVVLSSIRELRTASDGTVHSTAD; this comes from the coding sequence ATGGAACTCATGGGGGTGAGCGTCGCCCTGCTCGCGATGTTCGCCGGCTTCGGCCTCCTCATCGGTATCCTGTTCGGCTTCTTCGGGATGGGTGGGTCGTTCCTGGTCACGCCCGCCCTCCTGGTGCTGGGGTACGAGCCGAACGTCGCGGTCGGGTCCGGCCTGGCATTCGTCTTCGGGACCAGCGTCATCGCGACGTTGAAGCACCGTGACCTCGGGCAGGTCGACTACAAACTCGGCGTCTCGATGATCATCGGAACGACGCTCGGTATCGAGGTCGGGAGACTCGGTCTGGAGTATCTCCTGCACATCGGCCTGGCCGACAGCATCGTCAGCGTCGCCTACGTCGCCCTCCTGGGTGGCATCGGCGCGTTCGTCACGCGCGAGGCGCTCCGTGGCGGCGGCGGTGGCATCAGCCACGACGTCGACGAGAACGACGACGACGACCACGACATCCCCGACATCGCGAAGAAGATCCAGTCGTACCACATCCCGCCGATGATTTCGCTCCGCGGCGGCATCACCGTCTCGCTGTGGATGGTGTTGATCGTGGCGTTCTTCACGGGACTGCTCTCGGGCTTCCTCGGCGTCGGCGGTGGGTTCATCCGCATGCCCGCGCTGTTCTACGCCATCGGCGTGCCCGTCCCTGTCGCCGTCGGGACCGACCTCTTCGAGATCGTCTTCTCGGGCGGTATCGGGTCGTTCCTCTACGCGCAGTCGGGCGCGGTCGACCTCTCTATCGTCGCTCCCCTGCTGGCCGGAAGTGCCCTCGGCGCGCGTCTCGGTGCGGCCGCGACGAGCCTCGTCGACGAGGAGGGTATCAAGGTCTACTTCGGCGTGATGCTCCTGTTAGGCGCGTTCGCCGTCGCCATCCGCCAGGTCGGTAACTTCCTCGGCATCGACGTCCTCAACACGGTCAGTCTGGTCGTCATCGTCGGCGCGGCACTGCTCGTGGCCGGCGCGGTCGTCCTCAGCAGTATCCGCGAACTCCGCACCGCCTCGGACGGAACGGTCCACTCGACGGCCGACTGA
- a CDS encoding universal stress protein, which yields MPTHVLVPFDGSPLSEEAVRYACTEFGDRTVTVLYVIDKGTDETAAIGWGDHPGEWEEWLEDRRDHARELFATAQAVADEYDVTLQTGVAVGPVARMTIEAAEEYGADLVVVGTHGRPLLEEFLLGSAAETLVRRSPIPVTTIRTQVED from the coding sequence ATGCCGACCCACGTCCTCGTCCCGTTCGACGGTTCGCCGCTCTCGGAGGAGGCGGTGAGATACGCCTGCACGGAGTTCGGTGACCGCACCGTCACCGTCCTCTACGTCATCGACAAGGGGACCGACGAGACAGCCGCCATCGGCTGGGGCGACCACCCCGGCGAGTGGGAGGAGTGGCTCGAAGACCGGCGCGACCACGCGCGGGAGCTGTTCGCGACTGCGCAGGCCGTCGCCGACGAGTACGACGTGACGCTCCAGACCGGCGTCGCCGTCGGCCCCGTGGCGCGGATGACCATCGAGGCCGCCGAGGAGTACGGGGCCGACCTCGTCGTCGTCGGGACCCACGGTCGGCCGCTCCTCGAGGAGTTCCTCTTGGGAAGCGCCGCCGAGACGCTGGTCCGTCGGTCACCGATTCCGGTCACGACGATTCGGACGCAGGTCGAAGACTGA
- a CDS encoding helix-turn-helix domain-containing protein, giving the protein MNNPDLNNPDLNNPDLNNPDLNNPDLNDPDLNDPDLNDPDLNDPDLSLTRDPGCERLLHCLDGHDALDESVYDELVDSDYPLTVDDLARHTDRGRSAVYDSVSRLTDGGLVTRTRMAYGEDGHSTVYDAVDPERVAAALSRALDDQGGTMARLVATYRDAYVDDGPVATER; this is encoded by the coding sequence ATGAACAACCCCGACCTGAACAACCCCGACCTGAACAACCCCGACCTGAACAACCCCGACCTGAACAACCCCGACCTGAACGACCCCGACCTGAACGACCCCGACCTGAACGACCCCGACCTGAACGACCCCGACCTGTCTCTGACGCGCGACCCCGGCTGTGAGCGGCTCCTCCACTGTCTCGACGGGCACGACGCGCTCGACGAGTCGGTGTACGACGAACTCGTCGACAGCGACTACCCGCTCACCGTCGACGACCTCGCCCGCCACACCGACCGCGGCAGGTCGGCGGTGTACGACTCGGTCAGTCGGCTCACCGACGGCGGCCTCGTCACGCGAACGCGGATGGCCTACGGGGAAGACGGGCACTCGACCGTCTACGACGCCGTCGACCCCGAGCGTGTCGCGGCGGCCCTCTCTCGGGCGCTCGACGACCAGGGCGGCACGATGGCCCGCCTCGTCGCCACGTACCGCGACGCGTACGTCGACGACGGGCCGGTCGCCACCGAGCGCTGA
- the cydB gene encoding cytochrome d ubiquinol oxidase subunit II, with amino-acid sequence MTDYGAFATEPLFGLPLPELWFALVFAILGTFLFLDGFDFGAGVLFATREDDEERETILAAIGPFWDGNEVWLVVFGGALFAAFPAVYANLFSRNYLLLFGVLGALILRGLAPEMYEQRHDAAWQRWWGRSFVAGSVLAPFLLGVFTANWLTGSGALVTPVGVAVGLALVALTIVSGTAFVRLKTTGDLRDGVRRYGERALVAYLALVVVSLALLFGSTPRLAAAVATAPVLALVVLSVVLAAGYAAALRRDQDLLALAASGLLTYGLVAVVALLLFPVVDPGTDLLVSEAIVSTLPLNIMSVASAFLLPLVVTYFAVLYSAFSGPAQPTESY; translated from the coding sequence ATGACTGACTACGGCGCGTTCGCCACCGAGCCGCTGTTCGGGCTCCCCCTCCCCGAGCTGTGGTTCGCGCTGGTCTTCGCCATCCTCGGCACGTTCCTCTTCCTCGACGGCTTCGACTTCGGGGCGGGGGTGCTCTTTGCGACCCGCGAGGACGACGAGGAGCGTGAGACGATTCTCGCCGCCATCGGCCCGTTCTGGGACGGCAACGAGGTCTGGCTCGTCGTCTTCGGCGGCGCGCTCTTCGCCGCCTTCCCGGCCGTCTACGCGAACCTCTTCAGCCGGAACTACCTCCTGCTGTTCGGCGTGCTCGGTGCGCTCATCCTCCGCGGGCTGGCTCCGGAGATGTACGAACAGCGCCACGACGCCGCGTGGCAGCGGTGGTGGGGCCGTTCGTTCGTCGCCGGGAGCGTGCTCGCCCCGTTCCTCCTCGGCGTCTTCACCGCGAACTGGCTCACCGGGAGCGGCGCGCTGGTCACGCCGGTCGGCGTCGCGGTGGGGCTGGCCCTCGTCGCGCTCACTATCGTCTCGGGGACCGCGTTCGTCCGCCTGAAGACGACGGGTGACCTCCGAGACGGCGTGCGGCGGTACGGCGAGCGTGCCCTCGTCGCGTACCTCGCGCTCGTCGTCGTCTCGCTGGCCCTGCTGTTCGGCTCGACGCCGCGGCTCGCCGCGGCGGTGGCGACGGCACCGGTGCTCGCCCTCGTCGTGCTCTCTGTCGTCCTCGCCGCCGGCTACGCCGCCGCGCTTCGCCGAGACCAGGACCTGCTCGCGCTCGCGGCCAGCGGGCTGCTCACCTACGGGCTCGTCGCGGTCGTCGCGTTGCTGCTCTTCCCGGTCGTCGACCCCGGCACCGACCTGCTGGTCTCGGAGGCCATCGTGTCGACGCTCCCGCTGAACATCATGTCGGTCGCGTCGGCGTTCCTCCTGCCGCTGGTCGTGACGTACTTCGCGGTCCTGTACAGCGCGTTCAGCGGGCCGGCACAGCCGACGGAGTCGTACTGA
- a CDS encoding cytochrome ubiquinol oxidase subunit I gives MVDPVIASRLQFALTTIVHIIFPVMSMGLAPFLVYFTWKEIRGGDAVYEQLRRFWTKIFAISFVVGTVTGIVLEFEFGTNFAAFSTFAGELFGGPLATEGMMAFMLEATFLGVFVFGRERVSDRLYFVSSLAVAAGTWLSAVWILIANSWMQLPRGYELAEKGGQTVVHLTDPVAAYLNPRFMFMYVHMQNAAVESVALFMAGVAAYHIFKHYVWGYPVQEVDFWETTLKIALVALLITAPLQVLHGDMYARHVNETQPQKFAAMEAVWETDSYVPEYLIAFPTSMEDLTNPRAKELFGLGIPGGASWLASGGDPQATIRGLNSFETEAPPVAIVFWSFRAMVGLGFWFILLAFWGGYRWWRGELLEDDLLHKALMASSLLGILAVELGWVVTEVGRQPWVVQGVLKTADGVSPGLTGAEATLTLVAFALVYTTLLALYSYVVARIIRAGPPGAEELRTRTVESEAPRGVPGDD, from the coding sequence ATGGTCGACCCAGTCATCGCAAGCCGGCTCCAGTTCGCACTCACGACAATCGTCCACATCATCTTCCCGGTGATGAGCATGGGGCTCGCGCCCTTCCTCGTCTACTTCACCTGGAAGGAGATCCGCGGCGGCGACGCCGTCTACGAACAGCTCCGACGCTTCTGGACGAAGATTTTCGCCATCAGCTTCGTCGTCGGGACCGTCACCGGCATCGTCCTCGAGTTCGAGTTCGGGACCAACTTCGCGGCCTTCTCGACGTTCGCCGGCGAGCTGTTCGGCGGCCCGCTCGCCACCGAAGGGATGATGGCGTTCATGCTTGAGGCGACGTTCCTCGGCGTCTTCGTCTTCGGTCGCGAGCGTGTCTCCGACCGCCTCTACTTCGTGTCGAGTCTCGCGGTCGCCGCAGGGACGTGGCTCTCTGCGGTCTGGATTCTCATCGCCAACTCGTGGATGCAGCTGCCCCGCGGCTACGAACTGGCCGAGAAGGGCGGGCAGACGGTGGTCCACCTCACCGACCCGGTGGCGGCGTACCTGAACCCGCGGTTCATGTTCATGTACGTCCACATGCAGAACGCCGCGGTCGAGTCGGTCGCGCTGTTCATGGCCGGCGTCGCCGCGTACCACATCTTCAAACACTACGTCTGGGGGTACCCGGTCCAGGAGGTCGACTTCTGGGAGACGACGCTGAAGATCGCGCTCGTCGCGCTCCTCATCACCGCGCCGCTGCAGGTGCTCCACGGCGACATGTACGCCCGCCACGTCAACGAGACGCAGCCCCAGAAGTTCGCCGCGATGGAGGCCGTCTGGGAGACCGACTCCTACGTGCCGGAGTATCTCATCGCGTTCCCGACGAGCATGGAGGACCTGACGAACCCGCGCGCGAAGGAGCTGTTCGGCCTCGGTATCCCCGGCGGGGCGTCGTGGCTCGCCAGCGGCGGTGACCCACAGGCGACCATACGTGGGTTGAACTCCTTCGAGACGGAGGCCCCGCCGGTGGCCATCGTCTTCTGGTCGTTCCGCGCGATGGTCGGGCTCGGCTTCTGGTTCATCCTGCTCGCGTTCTGGGGCGGCTACCGCTGGTGGCGCGGCGAACTGCTGGAGGACGACCTGCTGCACAAGGCGCTGATGGCGTCGAGCCTCCTCGGAATCTTGGCCGTCGAACTCGGCTGGGTCGTGACCGAGGTCGGCCGCCAGCCGTGGGTCGTCCAGGGCGTGTTGAAGACGGCTGACGGCGTCTCACCCGGGCTCACCGGCGCGGAGGCGACGCTGACGCTCGTGGCCTTCGCCCTCGTCTACACGACGCTGTTGGCCCTGTACAGCTACGTCGTCGCGCGCATCATCCGAGCGGGGCCGCCCGGGGCCGAAGAGCTGCGGACGCGGACGGTCGAGTCGGAGGCACCCCGGGGGGTGCCCGGCGATGACTGA
- a CDS encoding universal stress protein: MRIIFATDLSDANEAAMRSRTCIECLKRIGVTEVHLVTVVPDNVSSGLPGMDVASNRHEALRTQREFFESEGFTVDTHVARGTPHRRINGFAERLHADMVVVGSRGQSPLQNRLIGSTARNVARTAVRPLLVERITKEGDTHTVAKEHLFQDVLFATDFSANADRAFEFIPQLQGATKRATLLHVRGHEREVEDETTARDRLAELADDLETRMGIEVQTNVREGGVVDEILAEEARVGATVTILGSRGQSRLRRLLLGSTSESVVAQGHNNVLLVPPEAASR, from the coding sequence ATGCGCATCATCTTCGCAACGGACCTCTCGGACGCGAACGAGGCGGCCATGCGGTCGCGGACGTGCATCGAGTGCCTCAAGCGAATCGGCGTCACCGAGGTGCATCTGGTCACGGTCGTCCCCGACAACGTCTCGAGCGGGCTTCCCGGGATGGACGTCGCCTCGAACCGTCACGAGGCGCTCCGCACACAGCGTGAGTTCTTCGAGTCGGAGGGGTTCACGGTCGACACGCACGTCGCCCGCGGCACGCCGCATCGGCGTATCAACGGGTTCGCCGAGCGCCTCCACGCCGACATGGTCGTCGTCGGCTCCCGCGGTCAGAGTCCCCTCCAGAACCGCCTCATCGGGAGCACGGCCCGAAACGTCGCCCGGACGGCCGTGCGACCACTCCTGGTCGAACGCATCACGAAGGAGGGCGACACCCACACCGTCGCCAAGGAGCACCTGTTCCAGGACGTGCTGTTCGCGACGGACTTCTCGGCGAACGCCGACCGGGCGTTCGAGTTCATCCCCCAGTTACAGGGCGCGACGAAGCGCGCGACCCTGCTGCACGTCCGCGGCCACGAGCGGGAGGTCGAAGACGAGACGACGGCTCGCGACCGACTCGCCGAACTCGCCGACGACCTCGAGACCCGCATGGGCATCGAGGTCCAGACGAACGTCCGCGAGGGTGGCGTCGTCGACGAGATTCTGGCCGAGGAAGCGCGCGTGGGTGCGACGGTGACGATTCTCGGGTCGCGGGGACAGAGTCGGCTCCGCCGACTGCTCCTCGGAAGCACCTCCGAGTCGGTCGTCGCGCAGGGACACAACAACGTGTTGCTCGTCCCGCCCGAGGCGGCGTCGCGGTGA
- a CDS encoding arsenic resistance protein, translating to MIRTLLTGLKRHLIYVVVGSLVAGLVFGQVADAGVKSLLKAAVVPVLFLMVYPMMINIDLGEVLNAREHARPVALSLLVNFGLTPLLAVALSRVFFAGNVDYAIGLYFIALVPTSGMTAAWTGLAKGDLESALVAMAVNLLVAVAVLPAYLSVLVPGSIGFEPATLYRQLAVVVVTPMVAGTLTRRLLLRQYGPQTFKRLKPSLGGLSSLGVMLIVFIAMTMRSGSILADPVASATVVVPLVAFYAVVLVVGTSLGRLLLPDAQATAFVYATSMRNLSIALAIVVAADSLPSAAVLPIALAYVLQPPLGAVYMHYRRDVVGEGSSLRDVLVSLVSRHFRTG from the coding sequence ATGATACGCACCCTGCTCACCGGACTCAAACGACACCTCATCTACGTGGTCGTCGGCTCGCTCGTCGCCGGACTCGTCTTCGGACAGGTCGCCGACGCCGGCGTCAAGAGCCTGCTGAAGGCCGCCGTCGTGCCCGTGTTGTTCCTGATGGTCTACCCGATGATGATCAACATCGACCTCGGTGAGGTGCTCAACGCCCGCGAGCACGCCCGGCCGGTGGCACTGAGCCTGCTGGTGAACTTCGGGCTGACGCCGCTTCTGGCCGTCGCACTCAGCCGGGTGTTCTTCGCCGGTAACGTCGACTACGCCATCGGGTTGTACTTCATCGCACTCGTCCCCACGTCGGGGATGACCGCCGCCTGGACGGGGCTCGCGAAGGGCGACCTCGAGTCCGCGCTGGTCGCGATGGCGGTGAACCTGCTCGTCGCGGTCGCCGTCCTCCCGGCGTACCTCTCGGTGCTCGTCCCGGGCAGCATCGGCTTCGAACCGGCCACGCTGTACCGTCAACTCGCGGTCGTCGTCGTGACGCCGATGGTCGCGGGGACGCTCACCCGGCGACTCCTCCTCCGACAGTACGGCCCCCAGACGTTCAAACGACTCAAGCCCAGCCTCGGCGGGCTGAGTTCACTCGGGGTGATGCTCATCGTCTTCATCGCGATGACGATGCGTTCGGGGAGCATCCTCGCCGACCCGGTCGCCTCTGCGACGGTGGTCGTCCCGCTGGTGGCCTTCTACGCCGTCGTCCTGGTCGTCGGGACGTCGCTCGGCCGCCTGCTGCTGCCGGACGCCCAGGCGACCGCGTTCGTGTACGCGACCAGCATGCGGAACCTCTCTATCGCTCTGGCGATTGTCGTCGCGGCCGACTCCCTGCCCTCGGCGGCTGTCCTCCCCATCGCGCTGGCGTACGTCCTCCAGCCGCCACTGGGAGCGGTCTACATGCACTACCGGCGTGACGTCGTCGGCGAGGGGTCGAGCCTGCGCGACGTCCTCGTCTCGCTCGTCTCGCGCCACTTCCGCACGGGCTGA
- a CDS encoding intracellular growth attenuator family protein has protein sequence MTESRLLDIRVAMGGLFGLVITFLITIGVLHVVLHGDTGTFFRYLGIGLLLSAFGVGFYRKWARDRETE, from the coding sequence GTGACCGAATCGCGACTGCTCGACATCCGGGTGGCGATGGGCGGCCTGTTCGGCCTCGTCATCACGTTCCTCATCACCATCGGCGTCTTACACGTCGTGTTGCACGGCGACACCGGGACGTTCTTCAGATATCTCGGAATCGGGCTGTTGCTCTCGGCGTTCGGCGTGGGATTCTACCGGAAGTGGGCCCGCGACAGAGAGACGGAGTGA
- a CDS encoding pyridoxamine 5'-phosphate oxidase family protein, which produces MTRSTASALDQTGIDAFLDTQSTGTLSLAKADDAYAIPVAFTYAPESRDFYFRLGYAPGSRKREYIEATDDATFVVASETDDGWTSVVARGRLEHRNTVEDLSRHRLPGEDVSQADRELRIPFYHVFEAPSEMVFALVRLDVTELTGVVEASGD; this is translated from the coding sequence ATGACTCGTTCGACGGCAAGCGCGCTCGACCAGACCGGAATCGACGCGTTCCTCGACACCCAGTCGACCGGGACGCTCTCGCTCGCGAAGGCGGACGACGCCTACGCGATTCCCGTCGCGTTCACCTACGCTCCCGAGAGCAGGGACTTCTACTTCCGACTCGGATACGCGCCGGGGAGCCGAAAGCGCGAGTACATCGAGGCCACCGACGACGCGACGTTCGTCGTCGCCAGCGAGACCGACGACGGGTGGACGAGCGTCGTCGCGCGCGGACGACTCGAACACCGGAACACGGTCGAGGACCTCTCGCGGCATCGACTTCCCGGCGAGGACGTCAGCCAGGCCGACCGCGAACTCCGGATTCCGTTCTACCACGTCTTCGAGGCGCCGTCGGAGATGGTGTTCGCGCTCGTCCGCCTCGACGTCACTGAACTCACTGGTGTCGTCGAAGCGTCCGGCGACTGA
- a CDS encoding DsrE/DsrF/DrsH-like family protein — MSTDTPSQTDDAPRGEADVHARIDELESELADLKSEVRDRPKKMVIIATKGTLDMAYPPLILASTAAAFGYDVTVFHTFWGLEILHKDHASKLKLSSVGNPNMPMPNAIAALPGMDEVTSRMMRKRIADNDVATVEELIQTALDSGVDLQACQMTIDLLGYDEDDFFSGVTVGVGAATAFQEMVDADIQLLV; from the coding sequence ATGAGTACGGACACCCCCTCGCAGACGGACGACGCCCCGCGGGGCGAAGCCGACGTACACGCCCGCATCGACGAGCTCGAGTCCGAGCTCGCCGACCTCAAGAGCGAGGTCCGCGACCGCCCCAAGAAGATGGTCATCATCGCGACGAAGGGGACGCTCGACATGGCGTACCCGCCGCTCATCCTCGCGTCGACGGCCGCGGCCTTCGGGTACGACGTCACCGTCTTCCACACGTTCTGGGGGCTCGAGATCCTCCACAAGGACCACGCCTCGAAGCTGAAGCTGAGTTCGGTCGGCAACCCCAACATGCCGATGCCGAACGCGATTGCGGCGCTTCCGGGCATGGACGAGGTGACCTCGCGCATGATGCGCAAGCGCATCGCCGACAACGACGTCGCCACCGTCGAGGAGCTCATCCAGACCGCCCTCGACAGCGGCGTCGACCTCCAGGCGTGTCAGATGACCATCGACCTCCTCGGCTACGACGAGGACGACTTCTTCTCCGGCGTGACGGTCGGCGTCGGCGCGGCCACTGCCTTCCAGGAGATGGTCGACGCGGACATCCAGCTCCTCGTCTGA
- a CDS encoding sulfurtransferase TusA family protein — MSSNIDVTETLDVKGQNCPMPVIKTKQAMDDLAADEVLEVVSTDSGSMSDIKGWADSAADAELVDQVEGDGVYTHYIRKTE; from the coding sequence ATGAGTTCGAACATCGACGTCACCGAGACGCTGGACGTGAAAGGACAGAACTGCCCGATGCCGGTCATCAAGACGAAGCAGGCGATGGACGACCTCGCAGCCGACGAGGTTCTCGAGGTCGTCTCCACGGACTCGGGGAGCATGAGCGACATCAAGGGCTGGGCCGACTCCGCTGCGGACGCCGAGCTCGTCGACCAGGTCGAAGGTGACGGGGTCTACACGCACTACATCCGCAAGACGGAGTAA